Within Catharus ustulatus isolate bCatUst1 chromosome 5, bCatUst1.pri.v2, whole genome shotgun sequence, the genomic segment agggctggaaggaTACTCATCAGCATGTGTCACCCACTGGCTCTGAGCCTAtgctctgcctcagctccaTTCCCCAACATCAGCACACCCTCAGCTCAGTTTGTTACCCAGTTCTACCATTGCTTCCATGAGTTTTGGAGGCTTGTGTCTATTTGCAATAGCAGTGATGAAGTTGATGACAATGAAAAGGtttcaataaaaattttattttaatacacaCATTTTACACAGTAAACTATTGGCATATTCAAGATTTCTAGATTCTCTTGCTGACTCTCTTCAAGCTGAGGTCACCCATGGTCAttgtctgaaaaagaaatgaagaagtgTTAGCTTTTTATGAATTTGTAGAATTGTTGAATATCTCAAGTTGGAAGGCACACATGAGGATCACCATGGTATTTAGCTCCAAACTGTACTTAGGATCTGGTCTTGTAAATCAGAACAGGACTGATCCCCAGTCTATCTCTTATGAACTGAACTTTTAAAGCTTCGCATCTCTTCATGAATCCCCCAAAGCAGGTAGGGATAAGGTGGCATCGCTCAGCTGGGATCAGTTTGCCTCACCTTTCTTCTCTAAGAGAGCGAAGCTCTGGCACATACCTGTTCCTCTGTGTGAGTGAGAACACGCCCTCACTACCTGAAACTTTGATCATCTGTACCTAAAACGAGGTCTGAAAAACTACTTTCTGGATGATAATGTACTGAACTGAAAGTGCCTCCTGttccaggctgcagagcctgtgtgCAGGCAcgtgctctgccccagctcctccccgTTCCTCTGTAGCTTCCTAGGGCCAGgcccctggggcagctctgttattccagcactgcccttccACACTTACGTGAGTGATGATGTCTCCATTGAGCTCTGTGACAGATTTCATCCCTTTCGTCTCTCCAATCAGTTTGTTGTTGCCCTCCATCTGCACAACAACCTGGTAGAAGACAGAAGCATTCGTGTTATTGCTGGAGACCACCTGGACCCCTGCATTTTGTCCttgccctgctgtggcaggaggggacagcagagccacctGAGCTGCACATCTCAAAAGGctacagacagcagcagcacccccagggcagctgtCACTGATCAAtgaaattaatcaaataaataagACAGCAAAGCCCATTTCCCTTTAGCTGCCTTGCCCAGCTAGAAGATGTGTTCATTTGCCCTTGAGTTGCTGATGTACAGAGGCTAAAACTCTAATAGCTGTTTCCTCATGGTTTATGCCAAAGGGAGTGCAGTGATCCTGACACAGCGGGTACAGCTCTCAGAGCCTCATTCACAGGGCATTTCTTTGGTGATCATCCCTCCTGCTTTCAGAAGTCCCTGCAAGTCCATCTCCTCCTGAGGCAGAGATGAGAGGCAGTATCACCAGTGGTGTTGACTTGAACCATTGGAAACTGATGTCGAGGAATGGGAGCTGACCCAGGTTCAAGGGTGGTAACTCCTCTCCTTGCCAAATCATCTCAACCAGTGTACCCTGAAGCAGCGGGAAAGTCTAACAGAGAAGCTAACAGCTACAGTGACTTAAAAGGAGAGATTTATTGGTTTATGATTCATTATCTGATTTTCCTGCACTATGATTTAGTCAACAAAATTAAGGCAGAGCTATGTTTTTCTGTTGCAACATGTCACAAAGTCAATCCTTTTCCTCCACAAATCCTTCAGAAGTGTTAGTGTCAAAAAATTATACCAAAGCATCTTTATCCTATTTATCCAAATGGGATATTAAAACAACAGCTTCTAGCATTTTCCAAAGTGACCATTAAAATGGATTCTGAAATTTAAGGCGTCTTCTGCTGGAAGTGCAGTACATTAATTAATTCCTGGGGTATGGTCAGTCCCTTTGCTCATATACAGAGGGAACGGCTGGAAAGGAAATTTAATGTCCCTGagcccccacagccctggcagaggagaAGTTGCTCACTCACCTTTGCTTTCTGTCCATTCATCAGCTCCATCTCACTCTCCTCCCCAATGGTGAACTCGTTTTTCAACACTTTGGAGCCAGCAGTTACAGTAATCTTGAACTTTTTCCCATCCTGCACAATTTCTGTGATGCTCTTGATGTCCTTGCCCTTCTGGATCTCCTCCTCAGGGAGCCCTGCCCAGGAACAAGAGACATTGAGTGAACGGTGGAGCCATCTGTGGGCAGATTGCTACTGCTAAACAAATCAATgtagcaggatttggggacctACAGTTGGGAAAATTTCTGTTCCAGTGTGGAAAACCCTTACAATGATGATACTTCCCCAAGAGCCATATGTCCCTGAGTCTGCTGGGGAGGAAGATTAATACTGTCATCCTGAATTTTTGTGGGATATGTCCCATGTCTTGCTGACCTGACTGGGGGCACAAACATCACCTCCCTCTCTAAGAGCaattcctgttttccttccttcactGGCAGGCAAGGAAAAACGGGCTAAATCAAGACAGAACAAAGGAACAAAGTGTTTTTCAAAAGATATTCAGGGTTCCACAGAACCAGCTCATGAAGTCTTCTGCCAAAGCCTGAAGGTGATCTGACAGGTAGAGCCCTTCTGGCACATAACTGTGCAGAAATAGAGCaaagcccctggatccctgcaggaccACATTCCCTGTCACAAACACAAGTGCAAATCTATCAGACACATTCATCATTTAGCATTTAAACAACACCAGCTATTTGTCTGGTGAACGGTGGGGTGTGAGGCTTTGCAGCATCACAGCACAGTGTCTGTGCAATGTCCTGCTTGCCCTCCAATTTCACAGCCTGATGGAGCAGATCTGCAGTTCCCCTAAGTCACCAAGGTCCTTCTGGTTTATCACATGTGAGCAGCACTCAGCCACACTGGCCAGTGGCTGCAGAACCTGCCAGGACTGACTTCCTGCGAGCCATAAAACTTCACCCACCCTCAGCTCCAGAGAGATGCATTCTCTTCTATTTTGAGAACACATCTCCacacaaatacatttaaaatccCAATAATTACAAGATGACAAACAGAAATAGGAAATCTCCGAGATGTGTCAGTCCATATCATCAGCACATCAGCACAGTTTACTCCCAAAAATTAGTGGGATCTGAGGAGACAAAGCAGCACATAGCTCATGCAGGCACTTACCAAGGGCTCTCATAAAGGGCTCAAAGTTTTCCTGGGACTGGAGCTGGTATTTTCCAGAGAAGCTCATTGTGGAAATGCTCTCTGTGCTCCTAACACAAGAGAAGGTGCCTTGCAGGTAAGCAGAGCTGGGTTTTATATCATCCTTCTGCCTTAAAAGTTGGCCAGAGGTAAGATGATGTAATTGGTTTATGGGCATGTTCAAACATTAACATAAAACTGGGCAATGGTCAGTGATAAATTGTTCTACATTTTGCAGAACACAATTTACAACGTGGGGGCAGGGAAAACcccataaaatacattttatgaaTGTCACAATGTGGCATCCATAAacaagttattaaaaaaaaataatattgcaaaGAGGCTCATTATCAGAGGAAGGAGCCAAATCATTTAATGAGTTTACTGTCTGGGAGCACATAACTGAAGGAGGAGAATGTGGTGGCTGTGTGTcccctggagctggcactgggggttTCTGCTCACTGGTGGGTGTTCAGCACTAGCAGAATAGTGGCTGCACACTGGCAGGGATTGACTGACTCACAGACCTGAACTGGTGAGCATTGGTGTAACccagatggagcagcagcacaaacacatcACAGTCTTCTACGAAAAATACTCCAAATCAATTCCTGGCCTTGCACTGGCCCACCTGAAGACTGCAGTGTGAATCAGACTCCACCTCTGTGGTCCTGTGTGGGTAGAGAGCTGCTGCCTTTAGTGATCTACCAAACTGCTTTCATCTCCCTTCCCCACAGTCACTCGTGTGACTGAGCATTCCAGCTCTTGGAGCTGCAATTCTCCCAAGTGCCCCATCAGCAGAAGGGTCAGCAGCAGCCTCCAAGCTGAGCCTGATTCCTCCCTCCAAAGCAGGActcagagctgggctcctcTTCCAGCCTGTCCCAGATTGCTCATGGCATCTGAGCATCCATCCTCTGGATCTGGGCTCCCAGGCTTGGCTTCTTGCCTCAATGAATTCCTCCTCCCTCACAAAGTCAGCTTGCATCTCTGTCCTTggctgggaagggggaaaatCCATAGAGACATTGTCCATGGAGGCACCATGGAGGGAGCCAGGCAGGTTCAGAGTGCGTTGATGGATGGGTGGATTGACTCAGCAATTTCTCCGAAcagcttcaggtttttttttccattttatcccCTCAGCAATGTTAGGAACTGCATTGATTTTTGTGCCTGCCTCAGGCGAATAGCCCAGTGTCacatggggctgtgctgacatGTTCCTTTTCAGTGTGCTCTTCATGGGAACAGCAGTGACTGGCCTCttttgctgtgtcctggcagcagcctgagctggcaGATCCCTACCTCCTCTCAGCCAAATTCTCTGGCCATGGGCCACCTGGAAGCACATGTGTGTCTCCCATGTTTTCATGCCCTGGACCTCTGACTGTTCCTCCAGGCAAATCAGGTCCCCTCTCTTTGGGTGATGGAAAGAGAAACAAGGCTTGAAAAATCTGCAGATTTCCCAGGCCCACAGTGCCCATGGAGATAAAGCTCCTAAGGGCTGGATGTCCCTCATTAATAGTTGAAAGGGGACTATAATAGTCCAGGACTCTCTTGCTAACAACTGGGCAGAAACTTTTCGTCACAGAAATGGACAACTCGTGAGAGAATACACCCCATTTGGAACTGAAGCTGTTTCTTGTAGGtatcctctgctcctctgcttaCTGTGAATAGCTATAACATATCTGTGCTCCTGGTTTGCTGTTGTTGAAGTGGGGACTATGGGTCTCTGTtagaaaatatggaaatgtgACCAACTGATTTTTGATCAGTGAACCGAACTAAAACCTCTTTGTGCTCTTTCGGACTCTCTGgtctattattttctttagcaaAGAAACGCAGT encodes:
- the LOC116996881 gene encoding fatty acid-binding protein, liver-like codes for the protein MSFSGKYQLQSQENFEPFMRALGLPEEEIQKGKDIKSITEIVQDGKKFKITVTAGSKVLKNEFTIGEESEMELMNGQKAKVVVQMEGNNKLIGETKGMKSVTELNGDIITHTMTMGDLSLKRVSKRI